The region CGCTGAATGATTAAGTAGTTATTTCAATTGGTATCAGTATTCATCCGTCAAAAGGCGACTGATAAAATTCGAATCACTTGTTGCTCAGCGATGCTTCAACCAAAGAGTACCTAATACAGTTTTAAATATCTTTGATAAAGCTTTGCGGATACTGGCGCGTGTTGCTCTGCTTCAGTTAGCTTCACTTAGTGTCAGTTAATTCCAATTGTCACAAATCTTAATCAACACGTCCTTTTCATATGCCACTTTTTGATGTGTCATTAAGTCAAACGATATTTCTTTATATGTACGCCTGACGAACTCTGAGGAAGCTCCTCCATACCAGAGATAAAGTGTTTGGCTAAGGCTAAGAAGTAAGGAAAAATCAATCATCAAGGAGTTGATAAGTTGTTCCCCTTGCAAAAGTGAATCGGGCTGCGCTCGCAGTATCGCGTAACCACTAGTTAAAACTGTTGCTCACTGCTAAAAAGCGACAAAACACGCGAAAAGTATAAGGAACCACTATGCGATCCCCACTGTTAAGATCAATCTATCGGTTATATTACAACCTTACAGAGCGAAAACTTCTGCCCAACCGCTCCACAACTAAAAATGACCGCACAGGCGCTAACAGGCGGCTACCAGCACTACTGTTAGCGCTATGTTGGTTCAGTAGTGGATTTACCGCCACAGCCAAGGCCGATGATCTGGTTAATGGCGGTTTTGTTAACGGCGAAATCTCGGTAGCCGGTGAGGTTGATAGCTTTACCTTTAATGCAACAAATGGTGATTTATTTACGCTCAATATTGCTGATTACAGTGGTGAAGCAAACTTCTCACCTCGCGTTCGGGTCAATGCCCCTGACGGCACTCAAATTTTGTCAGCCGTAGATACAGTAGCATTAACTTTTTCAAATATTCGAGCACCTCAAGCAGGCACCTATACCGTATTTGTGCAAGACGGCCTTGTTACAGCGAGGGATAATACGCTAAACGGCACAGGGAATTATCGAATCTATTTGGCCAACGCCCCGGTCAGCGAACACGGAGAGCTCATCAACGGTGGTTTTGTCGAGGAAGCCATTGGTGAAGTTGGGGATATTGATACGTGGAGTTTCGATGCGGAAGCTGGTGATATATTCACGTTAAACGCCGGAGATTATAGTAACGAAGTAAATTTCTCTCTGCTTATTCGTATTTACGCACCCGACGGGACACTGCTCAACTCTGAAGTCGATACCACAGCACTGACGCTATCCAATATCGTTGCACCGCAAACAGGTGCCTATACTGTGCTAGTGCAAGACTGGACGGTTACCGCAAGAGACAGTACCTTAGCTGGTACCGGTGACTATCGTATCTACTTTGCCAATATTCCTGTCAGCGAACACGGTGAACTCGTCAACGGTGGTTTTGTCGAGGAAGCTATTGGTGAAGTTGGGGATATCGATACGTGGAGCTTCGATGCGGAAGCTGGTGATATTTTTACCTTAACTGCCGCTGACTATAGTAATGATCCAAATTTCTCGTTACTTGTTCGTCTATACGCGCCTGACGGTACATTGCTCAACTCAGGAGTCAATACCACAGCACTGACGCTATCCAATATCGTTGCACCGCAAACAGGTACCTATACTGTGCTAGTGCAAGACTGGACGGTTACCGCAAGAGACAGTACCTTAGCGGGTACTGGTGACTATCGTATCTACTTTGCCAATATTCCTGTCAGCGAACACGGTGAACTCGTCAACGGTGGTTTTGTTGAAGAAGCCATTGGTGAAATTGGAGATATTGATACATGGAGCTTCGATGCGGAAGCTGGTGATATTTTTACCTTAACGGCCGCTGACTATAGCAATGATCAAAATTTCTCGTTACTTGTTCGTCTATACGCGCCAGATGGCACCCTGCTCAACTCTGAGGTCGATACCACGGCACTGACGCTATCCAATATCGTTGCACCGCAAGCAGGTACCTATACTGTACTAGTGCAGGACTGGACAGTTACCGCAAGAGACAGCACCTTAGCGGGTACCGGTGACTATCGAATCTACTTTGCCAATATTCCTGTCAGCGAGCACGGTGAACTCGTCAACGGTGGTTTTGTTGAAGAAGCCATTGGTGAAATTGGAGATATTGATACGTGGAGCTTCGATGCGGAAGCTGGTGATATTTTTACCTTAACGGCCGCTGACTATAGCAATGCTCAAAATTTCTCGTTACTTGTTCGTCTATACGCGCCAGATGGCACCCTGCTCAACTCTGAGGTCGATACCACGGCACTGACGCTATCCAATATCGTTGCACCGCAAGCAGGTACCTATACTGTGCTAGTGCAAGACTGGACAGTTACCGCAAGAGACAGTACCTTAGCGGGTACCGGTGACTATCGAATCTACTTTGCCAATATTCCTGTCAGCGAGCACGGTGAACTCGTCAACGGTGGTTTTGTTGAGGAGGCCATTGATGGCCTCGCTGATATTGATACGTGGAGTTTTGTCGCAAACCAAGGCGGTTCAGTATCTATTGAAGTTATAGATTTAAACCGCGAGACCGCTTTCTCACCACTCGTTCGCATATAT is a window of Thalassotalea euphylliae DNA encoding:
- a CDS encoding PKD domain-containing protein, with protein sequence MRSPLLRSIYRLYYNLTERKLLPNRSTTKNDRTGANRRLPALLLALCWFSSGFTATAKADDLVNGGFVNGEISVAGEVDSFTFNATNGDLFTLNIADYSGEANFSPRVRVNAPDGTQILSAVDTVALTFSNIRAPQAGTYTVFVQDGLVTARDNTLNGTGNYRIYLANAPVSEHGELINGGFVEEAIGEVGDIDTWSFDAEAGDIFTLNAGDYSNEVNFSLLIRIYAPDGTLLNSEVDTTALTLSNIVAPQTGAYTVLVQDWTVTARDSTLAGTGDYRIYFANIPVSEHGELVNGGFVEEAIGEVGDIDTWSFDAEAGDIFTLTAADYSNDPNFSLLVRLYAPDGTLLNSGVNTTALTLSNIVAPQTGTYTVLVQDWTVTARDSTLAGTGDYRIYFANIPVSEHGELVNGGFVEEAIGEIGDIDTWSFDAEAGDIFTLTAADYSNDQNFSLLVRLYAPDGTLLNSEVDTTALTLSNIVAPQAGTYTVLVQDWTVTARDSTLAGTGDYRIYFANIPVSEHGELVNGGFVEEAIGEIGDIDTWSFDAEAGDIFTLTAADYSNAQNFSLLVRLYAPDGTLLNSEVDTTALTLSNIVAPQAGTYTVLVQDWTVTARDSTLAGTGDYRIYFANIPVSEHGELVNGGFVEEAIDGLADIDTWSFVANQGGSVSIEVIDLNRETAFSPLVRIYSPDGIQLNGAANENVVSFTDIQIPQSGTYTVLVQDWVITARDSTFAGTGDYRINFNLTPGTQTLFANIQAPMQVFRNETINLDGSNSSDAEPGPQALSYSWTLISVPSASALTQADLADSNAIMASLVPDVLGNYTFELTVLDGEFTDTVTATVSVVNNPPVANAGDNQTVAVGDTVTLDGSASSDPEGDLITYQWQIVNVPDGSSLTQLNDPTTPMPSFVGDVVGRYEFALVVNDGEDDSPADIVQVEVLQGNLPPQAEIALASDEVQVGSQVTLDGRNSNDPDNGPSPLTYQWSFMSVPDGSGLTDADIAEPMAALTSFVPDVEGVYSVELRVEDGDLADATMAEITATPQPVNIPPIADAGSNLEITLGDTAMLDGSGSNDPDNAPAPLTYSWTLESIPQASQISASDLLGASTANPSFTPDAIGSYVVQLTVTDGEPDVSATDTVTVLVTEQAPLMCDMNNDAMVDRLDIGQIMGRRNTPANGANDPADWNRDGTINVLDARGCVLQCSLPRCAINQPQ